GGTCCTGCTCGCCCACGTGCTCGGCAATCAGCTGCCCCAGCTGCCCGCTTGTCGAGGCCAGGAGGCCTCCGGCCGTCGGCTGCATGGTGAAGCAGCCGATCTGGTGCTCCTGACAGTAGTCTATGACGACGCGGAAGTGCCGCTTGGCGATATTGTAGGGGATCGTCACCGCGGCGAACTCGCCGGTCTTGAGCCACTGGACTACGTTCTCGGGCACATCGTGCGAGGTGGCGTAGACGTAGCTGACCAGCCGCTCGTCAATGGCCTTGTAGATGCCCTCCAGGGGGCCACCCTTGGCGAAGAAGGCTTCCCACATCTCGTTGTTGGACAGCGACCAGCCGCCGAAGAGGTCGAGGCGCTCGACGCCGAGGGTCTCCAGCGACCAGTCAATGTTGCGGCGAGCGTCATCCGCCGTCATCATCCAGCCCGGCTTCCACTCCTCGGACGGGCGGCAGATGGCCTTCGAGCAGACGTGGATCTCCTCCTGGCGCCCGCGGAAAGCTTTGCCCAACCATGCCATGCTGTTCTTGTACAGCGGCCCCGTCTCGAAGAAGTTGACGCCCAGGTCCAGCGCCCGGTGGACCATGGCGATACCCTCTTCTTCGAGGTCGTCGTGGCCGTAGCGCATGCCGCCAAAGGAGATGACGGAGAACTCGAGGTCGGTGCGTCCGACGCGGCGGTACTTCACGGGAACCTCCACGAGAACCCACGGGTGGGCGCTAGCGCGCCCACGCGCCATAACATGCGCCCGCCGGAGCACCGGCGGGCAGGCGCGCCCCATGTCCGTAAGGTACACAAAACGCCGCCAAAAGGCAAGCTCGGGCAGGAGGCTGCCGACCGTCCGCGGAACCTTCAGGTGGGCGCAGACAAGCTTGTACTGGTGATCGAGGGAGGGGGTAGGCATGTCACGATTGCTGATCCTGACGGGCCCGTCGTGTGTGGGGAAGTCACCGCTGCTGGCCGCGCTGCGGAAGTTCTACCCGGAGCTAGCCGAGCGGATGCACCCGCTGGTGCTCTACAACGACCGTGAGCCGCGTCCGGGGGAGCAAGACGGTGTCACATATCACTTCCGCCCGCGTGAGGCCATTGAGGCCCTGCGGGGCCAGCCGGGCTTTGTCGTGCTGCCCGTGCGGCACGACCTGCAGGCCCTGGAGATGGCGCAAGTGCGGGCGATCCTCGAAGCCGGGCGCGAACCGTTCTTTGAGGGCAATGTCTACATCGCCGAGGCGCTTCTGCGGGCGCCGGAGCTGGCGGACGTGCCCAAGGTATCTGTCTTCCTGTCCCCCCTGGCCCTCGACGAGGTGCAGTTCCTGCGCGGCCAGCCCCATGTGAGCCTCGAACGGCTGGTGTGCGATCTGATGCGGCGGAAGCTGCTGCGCCGCACCCAGATGCAGAAGGGCCTCCTGGGGGAGCCGGACCTGCGCGACATCGAGGCCCGCTGTGGCGCGGCCTACGCCGAGCTGCAGTACGCCCCCCTGTTTGACTGGGTGCTGCCCAACCACGACGGCGAGGGCAGCGAGGACTGGCACGCTTCGTACTATCCGCTGGGCGATGCCCGCCGTTGCGTGCTCGACCTGGCCGCCATCCTGAGCGGCGACGCCCCCGGCCCCTGCTGGGCGGAGCACTGGCCGGCCGACCTGTTCGCCTGAGCCGCTGGACCGCGGGCTTTCCAGCCCGCAGCCGTAGCCGTCGGAGCGCGGGCTTCCCAGCCCGCGGCCGCGCTCCAATGTCCCCCCGAGGTGCCCTCTGTGCGCAACTGCTTGCTGCTGTCGGCCTTGTTCCTGTGCGGCGCGGTCTGCGCCGCCGCCCCCTATGCCGGCTTCTACACCGGCGCGATCATCCCGACGCCACAGCATGTGACGATGGCCCCGCAGGCCTGGGAGATCGGCGCCGGCAAGTCGCTTCAACTCTCCTTGCTGTTGCCTCGGGAGGCCGGGGAGGCGGAGCGGCTGGCGGCCGAGGACATCGCCGCCCGCGTGCGCTTCCTGTGCGGGGCGGAGCCGCAGGTGCGGCGCGTGAGTAGCCTGCCCACCGGGGGCGGGGGCACGTTCATCGCCCTGGGCCTGCCCGGGTCGGCCACACCGCCCGAGCGGCCCGAGGGCTATGTCATCCGGCCCTGGGAGCAGGGCGGGGCGCGAGGCCTGGTCGCCCTGGGCCGCGACGCCGCCGGCCTCACTTTCGCCGCCCAGACCCTCGTGCAGCTCTTCGAGCGCCAGGGCGACCGGCTGCTGCTGCACCCGGCGACCATCCGCGACTGGCCGGTCTACCCCCTGCGCTCGTTCAAGACGGGGGGGGCCTTCGATCCGGGGTCGCAAGCCGCTGACATGGCTGCCTTCGCGCCCTTCGCCAAGTTCAACTGCTACAACACCTGCTATACCGCCCTGGGGGCCGACAAGTGGGTGAACCCCTCCCCTGAGTACCGGCAGTTCGTGACGGACACGACGCGGGCCATGAAGGCGCGTGGCCTGGACTGCATGCCCTTCGTGAACCCCTACTACCTGTGGAAGGAGCACA
This region of bacterium genomic DNA includes:
- a CDS encoding aldo/keto reductase; the encoded protein is MKYRRVGRTDLEFSVISFGGMRYGHDDLEEEGIAMVHRALDLGVNFFETGPLYKNSMAWLGKAFRGRQEEIHVCSKAICRPSEEWKPGWMMTADDARRNIDWSLETLGVERLDLFGGWSLSNNEMWEAFFAKGGPLEGIYKAIDERLVSYVYATSHDVPENVVQWLKTGEFAAVTIPYNIAKRHFRVVIDYCQEHQIGCFTMQPTAGGLLASTSGQLGQLIAEHVGEQDPAQAAQRWLLAHAGITCVPVGFTSLDQVNSSCEIADEADALMARGEDAVDYLADYADLASGLCTRCGYCEPCPQGLPLRNAIQPFQMWKILDDEEALKAYLSRLKVDPAECVACGQCTERCPQSLPIADFMAEMVEQMKRLGISVPAQ